The window AAGAAAGCATTCAGGAGATTTTGTTGGGCCAAAGAAATTGCTCATTAACCTCTTGATGTCAGTACGTTTAGTTACTTTTTCATCAAAATAACCTCTTTTTTGCATCTCTTTGAGAGGGAAACGGCCCCAGACAATATTTTCAAGATCTCTAAATTCATCGCTTTCTTTCAACAGAACTTTTGCTGGAATACCCAATCCCGCTTCTAGAGATCTAATCATTGAAATGGTCAGTGGACGTTTACGAGAAAGAATTTCCGACACTTTGCTTCTGCTACCAATAAAAGGAATTAAATCGACTGGTTTTAAATTCTGTTGTTCTAGGCGGAATAAAATTGCATCAATTGGATCTGGTAAAGATTCAGGAAATTCTTTAGATTCATAATCTTGAATGAGAGTTGCCAGAAGACTTAGTTTCTCACCATCTTCAGACTCAGGATCAGGATTTTTGTTCATAAGCTCTTTGATTAGTTCAAGAGCATCGTTATAATCTTCTGATGTTTTTATTATTTTAATTTTAGTCGTCATAGTTTTTCTTAAACTTCATTACCACTTCATGTATTGATCATGCGTACCAATAGCCTTTATCAAAACTATTTGATTCTTATAATTGACCTGTACTTTTAACCGATATTTATTCCCTTTCAGATTAAAAATAACATCATCATTTACAAAGCTGGCGCTGGCATATCGTCGTTTGATGTCCATTGTAGTGCTCCATGTTGTGGCAAAGACGTCAGCCAACCATGCATCTACTTGAGATCTGACATCAGGGTGTTTCCGTTTAAATTCTTCCAGTATGCCTCTACAAATAATTTTCATTTGAAATGCAAATTTGTAATACCCATATAAGTGTTACCATAATGGGAATATATTACAGAGTATATTCATAAAAGTCAATGAAAAAGTGGCGGGACTTCACAAAAAGTTCGCTAAGTGATTGAAAATAACCATAAATAGCAAAGGTTGGGTCTTTTGGCTTCGCCCAGAATGTCGGAGAGGCGTAGCATTGCATTTCACTTGTAAAATCCGCCGGACGGATGTAAAAATGCCGTCATGGACATTAAAAAAACATTTACCGAGGCGAGCGTGCTGTTTCCGATCCTGACGCTCTATAGTGTCGTTTATCTTGGGCTGATGATCTA of the Deltaproteobacteria bacterium CG11_big_fil_rev_8_21_14_0_20_49_13 genome contains:
- a CDS encoding addiction module toxin RelE, producing MKIICRGILEEFKRKHPDVRSQVDAWLADVFATTWSTTMDIKRRYASASFVNDDVIFNLKGNKYRLKVQVNYKNQIVLIKAIGTHDQYMKW